From Eriocheir sinensis breed Jianghai 21 chromosome 37, ASM2467909v1, whole genome shotgun sequence, one genomic window encodes:
- the LOC127008168 gene encoding uncharacterized protein LOC127008168 isoform X1 — protein sequence MVDQHFRSGTMISTTFRYTGLGAATAMSVMARRLSACLPQEALVRRSSPTALDIASQISQLDAACPTLGAEDNGSAVCLETSIRPLNEENRGNSAGRRLSLDVTWLSTRVLHSDSRRASLRSPAWQQEPPSPAPEFLMQPYMLKRAASSSPGQWFFSRAWRLDEEWDEGRSPAASPPVHTNTAPYSQELLFSCPRRQQRRQSWGPTVFSPSPLSTSPVHAVSRMHCVDLLSPCAPCQQRRQCLGATVISPSPEDARCVQIPRDDGSPSPNLAASPSLLSPHYRVTPLLTHPVKPLQSPCHGKKGEGGGEDLQSRNDESVIDAERRGITRTNSRNMVPCVTIDSAVPEIPSDTGSVEARLTCSHREEVQPQLSWEFLWGWGQRGPAELTSQRRASWHTTLPVGNTCVSTSQYCRRHQVGSARAGRVSLCPKLPPGPHSARPGSILGKGGFGVVKLGRYRGRGVAVKVLKGRRAAASSGREAKVLPLAQHTHIAWTLAVVTQAAKGLARVSWAHAFEKEEEMVSQQTVTAMFSLPLEDTQGCRGGEQQQGEGGVPRWAWVVSELCLPHTLLTLINDTSLTLTSEMRVRYMLDVSRGLAHLHAHGLAHRDLKPGNVLLTHSGHLKIADFGCCARLGLQDDDIVLGTVRYQAPEVLRGGVGGSHSDVFSLGVTIWHLLTRSLPYQGLHPHIVIYQVAYLNHRPPDHQLHPGPRTFLDAVLWRLAHTCWSEEHTLRPTAAALCRNLTLLHLASSPRGVSGLPDIEVCPGDSSSPPAQP from the exons ATGGTTGACCAGCATTTCAGGTCTGGTACAATGATATCTACGACCTTCAGGTACACTGGCCTTGGGGCAGCAACAGCCATGAGCGTGATGGCGCGGCGGCTGTCTGCATGCCTGCCCCAGGAGGCCCTTGTCCGACGCTCCTCGCCCACTGCGCTTGACATCGCCAGCCAGATCAGTCAGCTCGACGCCGCCTGTCCGACTCTTGGTGCTGAGGATAATGGCTCTGCCGTGTGTCTAGAAACGTCAATACGGCCGCTGAATGAGGAAAACCGCGGCAACTCGGCCGGCAGGAGACTGTCCCTCGACGTGACGTGGCTCTCCACACGGGTGCTCCACTCGGACAGCCGACGCGCCTCCCTCAG GTCACCAGCATGGCAGCAAGAACCTCCAAGCCCAGCGCCGGAGTTTCTAATGCAACCGTACATGTTGAAGCGCGCGGCCTCCTCGTCTCCAGGGCAGTGGTTCTTCTCGCGGGCGTGGCGTCTGGACGAAGAATGGGACGAGGGAAGGTCGCCGGCTGCCTCGCCACCAGTACACACAAATACGGCTCCCTACTCTCAGGAGCTTCTGTTCTCATGCCCCAGaaggcagcagcggcggcagtCTTGGGGCCCCACTGTGTTCTCTCCTTCACCACTCTCCACCAGCCCAGTGCACGCCGTGTCCCGCATGCACTGCGTGGATTTGCTCTCCCCCTGTGCCCCGTGTCAGCAGCGGCGGCAGTGCCTGGGCGCAACAGTGATCTCCCCTTCACCTGAAGATGCACGGTGTGTTCAG ATCCCACGCGATGATGGCAGCCCAAGTCCTAACCTCGCCGCCTCTCCGAGCCTGCTGTCCCCACACTATAGGGTGACTCCCCTTCTCACACACCCTGTAAAACCCCTGCAGAGCCCGTGCCATggaaagaagggtgagggaggcggcGAAGATCTGCAGTCACGAAATGATGAGTCCGTCATTGACGCAGAGAGACGCGGCATCACCCGCACCAACAGCAGAAACATGGTGCCTTGCGTCACCATTGACTCGGCAGTGCCGGAGATACCGAGTGATA CAGGATCCGTCGAGGCACGGCTTACTTGCAGCCACAGAGAAGAGGTTCAGCCACAACTGTCATGGGAGTTTCTTTGGGGGTGGGGGCAGAGGGGCCCAGCGGAGCTGACTTCGCAACGTCGCGCCTCGTGGCACACCACCTTACCAGTGGGCAACACCTGTGTCTCCACCTCTCAATACTGCAG GCGTCACCAAGTCGGGTCTGCGAGGGCAGGGAGGGTCTCCTTGTGCCCTAAACTGCCGCCCGGCCCACACAGCGCCCGCCCAGGCAGCATCCTCGGCAAGGGCGGGTTCGGGGTCGTAAAGCTTGGCAGATACAGAG GCCGCGGCGTGGCTGTCAAGGTGCTGAAGGGTCGGCGGGCGGCGGCCTCCTCGGGCAGGGAGGCGAAGGTGCTGCCCCtcgcgcaacacacacacattgcctggACGCTGGCAGTGGTCACGCAAGCCGCCAAGGGTCTCGCGAGGGTGTCCTGGGCCCATGCGTTCGAgaaggag GAGGAGATGGTGAGCCAGCAGACTGTGACGGCCATGTTCAGCCTCCCGCTAGAGGACACGCAAGGCTGCCGAGGCGGTGAGCAGCAGCAGGGCGAGGGCGGGGTGCCGCGGTGGGCGTGGGTGGTGAGCGAGCTGTGTCTGCCCCACACGCTCCTCACGCTCATCAACGACACATCGCTGACCCTTACCAGCGAGATGCGGGTCAG GTACATGCTGGATGTAAGCCGCGGTCTGGCCCACCTGCACGCCCACGGCTTGGCCCACCGGGACCTCAAGCCGGGCAACGTGCTGCTCACACACTCGGGTCACCTCAAGATAGCGGACTTTGGGTGTTGCGCGAGACTTGGCCTGCAGGACGATGACATT GTGCTGGGGACGGTGCGCTACCAGGCCCCCGAAGTGTTGcggggaggagtgggaggcagCCACAGCGACGTGTTCTCCCTGGGAGTGACCATCTGGCACCTCCTGACCCGCAGCCTCCCCTACCAAGGCCTCCACCCCCACATCGTCATCTACCAG GTCGCGTACCTAAATCACCGTCCCCCAGACCACCAGCTTCACCCCGGCCCCCGCACGTTCCTGGACGCGGTGTTGTGGCGCCTCGCGCACACATGCTGGTCCGAGGAGCACACCCTCAGGCCCACCGCTGCCGCGCTCTGCAGAAACCTGACGCTGCTCCATCTGGCCTCGTCTCCGCGCGGCGTCAGTGGCCTGCCAGACATCGAGGTGTGCCCCGGCGACTCTTCTTCCCCGCCTGCACAGCCTTAG
- the LOC127008168 gene encoding uncharacterized protein LOC127008168 isoform X2: MVDQHFRSGTMISTTFRYTGLGAATAMSVMARRLSACLPQEALVRRSSPTALDIASQISQLDAACPTLGAEDNGSAVCLETSIRPLNEENRGNSAGRRLSLDVTWLSTRVLHSDSRRASLRSPAWQQEPPSPAPEFLMQPYMLKRAASSSPGQWFFSRAWRLDEEWDEGRSPAASPPVHTNTAPYSQELLFSCPRRQQRRQSWGPTVFSPSPLSTSPVHAVSRMHCVDLLSPCAPCQQRRQCLGATVISPSPEDARCVQIPRDDGSPSPNLAASPSLLSPHYRVTPLLTHPVKPLQSPCHGKKGEGGGEDLQSRNDESVIDAERRGITRTNSRNMVPCVTIDSAVPEIPSDRSVEARLTCSHREEVQPQLSWEFLWGWGQRGPAELTSQRRASWHTTLPVGNTCVSTSQYCRRHQVGSARAGRVSLCPKLPPGPHSARPGSILGKGGFGVVKLGRYRGRGVAVKVLKGRRAAASSGREAKVLPLAQHTHIAWTLAVVTQAAKGLARVSWAHAFEKEEEMVSQQTVTAMFSLPLEDTQGCRGGEQQQGEGGVPRWAWVVSELCLPHTLLTLINDTSLTLTSEMRVRYMLDVSRGLAHLHAHGLAHRDLKPGNVLLTHSGHLKIADFGCCARLGLQDDDIVLGTVRYQAPEVLRGGVGGSHSDVFSLGVTIWHLLTRSLPYQGLHPHIVIYQVAYLNHRPPDHQLHPGPRTFLDAVLWRLAHTCWSEEHTLRPTAAALCRNLTLLHLASSPRGVSGLPDIEVCPGDSSSPPAQP, translated from the exons ATGGTTGACCAGCATTTCAGGTCTGGTACAATGATATCTACGACCTTCAGGTACACTGGCCTTGGGGCAGCAACAGCCATGAGCGTGATGGCGCGGCGGCTGTCTGCATGCCTGCCCCAGGAGGCCCTTGTCCGACGCTCCTCGCCCACTGCGCTTGACATCGCCAGCCAGATCAGTCAGCTCGACGCCGCCTGTCCGACTCTTGGTGCTGAGGATAATGGCTCTGCCGTGTGTCTAGAAACGTCAATACGGCCGCTGAATGAGGAAAACCGCGGCAACTCGGCCGGCAGGAGACTGTCCCTCGACGTGACGTGGCTCTCCACACGGGTGCTCCACTCGGACAGCCGACGCGCCTCCCTCAG GTCACCAGCATGGCAGCAAGAACCTCCAAGCCCAGCGCCGGAGTTTCTAATGCAACCGTACATGTTGAAGCGCGCGGCCTCCTCGTCTCCAGGGCAGTGGTTCTTCTCGCGGGCGTGGCGTCTGGACGAAGAATGGGACGAGGGAAGGTCGCCGGCTGCCTCGCCACCAGTACACACAAATACGGCTCCCTACTCTCAGGAGCTTCTGTTCTCATGCCCCAGaaggcagcagcggcggcagtCTTGGGGCCCCACTGTGTTCTCTCCTTCACCACTCTCCACCAGCCCAGTGCACGCCGTGTCCCGCATGCACTGCGTGGATTTGCTCTCCCCCTGTGCCCCGTGTCAGCAGCGGCGGCAGTGCCTGGGCGCAACAGTGATCTCCCCTTCACCTGAAGATGCACGGTGTGTTCAG ATCCCACGCGATGATGGCAGCCCAAGTCCTAACCTCGCCGCCTCTCCGAGCCTGCTGTCCCCACACTATAGGGTGACTCCCCTTCTCACACACCCTGTAAAACCCCTGCAGAGCCCGTGCCATggaaagaagggtgagggaggcggcGAAGATCTGCAGTCACGAAATGATGAGTCCGTCATTGACGCAGAGAGACGCGGCATCACCCGCACCAACAGCAGAAACATGGTGCCTTGCGTCACCATTGACTCGGCAGTGCCGGAGATACCGAGTGATA GATCCGTCGAGGCACGGCTTACTTGCAGCCACAGAGAAGAGGTTCAGCCACAACTGTCATGGGAGTTTCTTTGGGGGTGGGGGCAGAGGGGCCCAGCGGAGCTGACTTCGCAACGTCGCGCCTCGTGGCACACCACCTTACCAGTGGGCAACACCTGTGTCTCCACCTCTCAATACTGCAG GCGTCACCAAGTCGGGTCTGCGAGGGCAGGGAGGGTCTCCTTGTGCCCTAAACTGCCGCCCGGCCCACACAGCGCCCGCCCAGGCAGCATCCTCGGCAAGGGCGGGTTCGGGGTCGTAAAGCTTGGCAGATACAGAG GCCGCGGCGTGGCTGTCAAGGTGCTGAAGGGTCGGCGGGCGGCGGCCTCCTCGGGCAGGGAGGCGAAGGTGCTGCCCCtcgcgcaacacacacacattgcctggACGCTGGCAGTGGTCACGCAAGCCGCCAAGGGTCTCGCGAGGGTGTCCTGGGCCCATGCGTTCGAgaaggag GAGGAGATGGTGAGCCAGCAGACTGTGACGGCCATGTTCAGCCTCCCGCTAGAGGACACGCAAGGCTGCCGAGGCGGTGAGCAGCAGCAGGGCGAGGGCGGGGTGCCGCGGTGGGCGTGGGTGGTGAGCGAGCTGTGTCTGCCCCACACGCTCCTCACGCTCATCAACGACACATCGCTGACCCTTACCAGCGAGATGCGGGTCAG GTACATGCTGGATGTAAGCCGCGGTCTGGCCCACCTGCACGCCCACGGCTTGGCCCACCGGGACCTCAAGCCGGGCAACGTGCTGCTCACACACTCGGGTCACCTCAAGATAGCGGACTTTGGGTGTTGCGCGAGACTTGGCCTGCAGGACGATGACATT GTGCTGGGGACGGTGCGCTACCAGGCCCCCGAAGTGTTGcggggaggagtgggaggcagCCACAGCGACGTGTTCTCCCTGGGAGTGACCATCTGGCACCTCCTGACCCGCAGCCTCCCCTACCAAGGCCTCCACCCCCACATCGTCATCTACCAG GTCGCGTACCTAAATCACCGTCCCCCAGACCACCAGCTTCACCCCGGCCCCCGCACGTTCCTGGACGCGGTGTTGTGGCGCCTCGCGCACACATGCTGGTCCGAGGAGCACACCCTCAGGCCCACCGCTGCCGCGCTCTGCAGAAACCTGACGCTGCTCCATCTGGCCTCGTCTCCGCGCGGCGTCAGTGGCCTGCCAGACATCGAGGTGTGCCCCGGCGACTCTTCTTCCCCGCCTGCACAGCCTTAG
- the LOC127008168 gene encoding uncharacterized protein LOC127008168 isoform X3: MSVMARRLSACLPQEALVRRSSPTALDIASQISQLDAACPTLGAEDNGSAVCLETSIRPLNEENRGNSAGRRLSLDVTWLSTRVLHSDSRRASLRSPAWQQEPPSPAPEFLMQPYMLKRAASSSPGQWFFSRAWRLDEEWDEGRSPAASPPVHTNTAPYSQELLFSCPRRQQRRQSWGPTVFSPSPLSTSPVHAVSRMHCVDLLSPCAPCQQRRQCLGATVISPSPEDARCVQIPRDDGSPSPNLAASPSLLSPHYRVTPLLTHPVKPLQSPCHGKKGEGGGEDLQSRNDESVIDAERRGITRTNSRNMVPCVTIDSAVPEIPSDTGSVEARLTCSHREEVQPQLSWEFLWGWGQRGPAELTSQRRASWHTTLPVGNTCVSTSQYCRRHQVGSARAGRVSLCPKLPPGPHSARPGSILGKGGFGVVKLGRYRGRGVAVKVLKGRRAAASSGREAKVLPLAQHTHIAWTLAVVTQAAKGLARVSWAHAFEKEEEMVSQQTVTAMFSLPLEDTQGCRGGEQQQGEGGVPRWAWVVSELCLPHTLLTLINDTSLTLTSEMRVRYMLDVSRGLAHLHAHGLAHRDLKPGNVLLTHSGHLKIADFGCCARLGLQDDDIVLGTVRYQAPEVLRGGVGGSHSDVFSLGVTIWHLLTRSLPYQGLHPHIVIYQVAYLNHRPPDHQLHPGPRTFLDAVLWRLAHTCWSEEHTLRPTAAALCRNLTLLHLASSPRGVSGLPDIEVCPGDSSSPPAQP, encoded by the exons ATGAGCGTGATGGCGCGGCGGCTGTCTGCATGCCTGCCCCAGGAGGCCCTTGTCCGACGCTCCTCGCCCACTGCGCTTGACATCGCCAGCCAGATCAGTCAGCTCGACGCCGCCTGTCCGACTCTTGGTGCTGAGGATAATGGCTCTGCCGTGTGTCTAGAAACGTCAATACGGCCGCTGAATGAGGAAAACCGCGGCAACTCGGCCGGCAGGAGACTGTCCCTCGACGTGACGTGGCTCTCCACACGGGTGCTCCACTCGGACAGCCGACGCGCCTCCCTCAG GTCACCAGCATGGCAGCAAGAACCTCCAAGCCCAGCGCCGGAGTTTCTAATGCAACCGTACATGTTGAAGCGCGCGGCCTCCTCGTCTCCAGGGCAGTGGTTCTTCTCGCGGGCGTGGCGTCTGGACGAAGAATGGGACGAGGGAAGGTCGCCGGCTGCCTCGCCACCAGTACACACAAATACGGCTCCCTACTCTCAGGAGCTTCTGTTCTCATGCCCCAGaaggcagcagcggcggcagtCTTGGGGCCCCACTGTGTTCTCTCCTTCACCACTCTCCACCAGCCCAGTGCACGCCGTGTCCCGCATGCACTGCGTGGATTTGCTCTCCCCCTGTGCCCCGTGTCAGCAGCGGCGGCAGTGCCTGGGCGCAACAGTGATCTCCCCTTCACCTGAAGATGCACGGTGTGTTCAG ATCCCACGCGATGATGGCAGCCCAAGTCCTAACCTCGCCGCCTCTCCGAGCCTGCTGTCCCCACACTATAGGGTGACTCCCCTTCTCACACACCCTGTAAAACCCCTGCAGAGCCCGTGCCATggaaagaagggtgagggaggcggcGAAGATCTGCAGTCACGAAATGATGAGTCCGTCATTGACGCAGAGAGACGCGGCATCACCCGCACCAACAGCAGAAACATGGTGCCTTGCGTCACCATTGACTCGGCAGTGCCGGAGATACCGAGTGATA CAGGATCCGTCGAGGCACGGCTTACTTGCAGCCACAGAGAAGAGGTTCAGCCACAACTGTCATGGGAGTTTCTTTGGGGGTGGGGGCAGAGGGGCCCAGCGGAGCTGACTTCGCAACGTCGCGCCTCGTGGCACACCACCTTACCAGTGGGCAACACCTGTGTCTCCACCTCTCAATACTGCAG GCGTCACCAAGTCGGGTCTGCGAGGGCAGGGAGGGTCTCCTTGTGCCCTAAACTGCCGCCCGGCCCACACAGCGCCCGCCCAGGCAGCATCCTCGGCAAGGGCGGGTTCGGGGTCGTAAAGCTTGGCAGATACAGAG GCCGCGGCGTGGCTGTCAAGGTGCTGAAGGGTCGGCGGGCGGCGGCCTCCTCGGGCAGGGAGGCGAAGGTGCTGCCCCtcgcgcaacacacacacattgcctggACGCTGGCAGTGGTCACGCAAGCCGCCAAGGGTCTCGCGAGGGTGTCCTGGGCCCATGCGTTCGAgaaggag GAGGAGATGGTGAGCCAGCAGACTGTGACGGCCATGTTCAGCCTCCCGCTAGAGGACACGCAAGGCTGCCGAGGCGGTGAGCAGCAGCAGGGCGAGGGCGGGGTGCCGCGGTGGGCGTGGGTGGTGAGCGAGCTGTGTCTGCCCCACACGCTCCTCACGCTCATCAACGACACATCGCTGACCCTTACCAGCGAGATGCGGGTCAG GTACATGCTGGATGTAAGCCGCGGTCTGGCCCACCTGCACGCCCACGGCTTGGCCCACCGGGACCTCAAGCCGGGCAACGTGCTGCTCACACACTCGGGTCACCTCAAGATAGCGGACTTTGGGTGTTGCGCGAGACTTGGCCTGCAGGACGATGACATT GTGCTGGGGACGGTGCGCTACCAGGCCCCCGAAGTGTTGcggggaggagtgggaggcagCCACAGCGACGTGTTCTCCCTGGGAGTGACCATCTGGCACCTCCTGACCCGCAGCCTCCCCTACCAAGGCCTCCACCCCCACATCGTCATCTACCAG GTCGCGTACCTAAATCACCGTCCCCCAGACCACCAGCTTCACCCCGGCCCCCGCACGTTCCTGGACGCGGTGTTGTGGCGCCTCGCGCACACATGCTGGTCCGAGGAGCACACCCTCAGGCCCACCGCTGCCGCGCTCTGCAGAAACCTGACGCTGCTCCATCTGGCCTCGTCTCCGCGCGGCGTCAGTGGCCTGCCAGACATCGAGGTGTGCCCCGGCGACTCTTCTTCCCCGCCTGCACAGCCTTAG